A region of Hemicordylus capensis ecotype Gifberg chromosome 17, rHemCap1.1.pri, whole genome shotgun sequence DNA encodes the following proteins:
- the RC3H2 gene encoding roquin-2 isoform X2 codes for MPVQAAQWTEFLSCPICYNEFDESVHKPISLGCSHTVCKTCLNKLHRKACPFDQTAINTDIDVLPVNFALLQLVGAQVPDHQTVKLSNLGENKHYEVAKKCVEDLALYLKPLSGGKGVASLNQSALSRPMQRKLVTLVNCQLVEEEGRVRAMRAARSLGERTVTELILQHQNPQQLSANLWAAVRARGCQFLGPAMQEEALKLVLLALEDGSALSRKVLVLFVVQRLEPRFPQASKTSIGHVVQLLYRASCFKVTKRDEDSSLMQLKEEFRSYEALRREHDAQIVHIAMEAGLRISPEQWSSLLYGDLAHKSHMQSIIDKLQSPESFAKSVQELTIVLQRTGDPANLNRLRPHLELLANIDPNPDAASPTWEQLENAMVAVKTVVHGLVDFIQNYSRKGHEAPQPQPNSKYKTSMCRDLRQQGGCPRGTNCTFAHSQEELEKYRLRNKKISATVRTFPLLSKASVTSAVSTTAGNVISIIGSPEAAGKMAPSSNGVASLESGVPQLIPRCGDTPSLRALENVKKAGKAVASGQNAAGSPTEPLPENKIGSPPKIPVSQAAATSTGPPLPPPPPPPPPPVGTEMSSVAPKSSPFASRVALYPPHSDSLPYFQDPRAHLSFEAPHYPQPGYYPPPPPPPPTVPAGVAPCLPRFVRSGTLPEGPLPPASVPYGDHYGTFPPRDRLSSPYQPPPPPPQPYGPVPPVPSGMYAPVYDSRRIWRPQMYPRDDIIRSNSLPPLDVVHPSVYQTFLRERYNSLDGYYSVACQLPAEQRTVPWSREPCGHLKPTYDDPLRRKPEQWAPCHAQKTPLVSSALPAATPSPTPPSPLFSVDFSTEFCESTGKDLGGGKFEDERLSHYSPWSCGTISSCISAVESEPKDVLANSGAVLMDLDSGDMKRRVHLFEAQRRAKEEDPIIPFGDGPIISKWGAISRSSRTGYHTTGPIQATASQGSATKPISVSDYIPYVSTVDSRWSSYGSESSSSAPFIERDRFVVTDVSAPRKHSSTGDLLSLELQQAKSNSLLLQREANALATQQKWSSLDEGSQLTLNLLSKEMDLRNGETDYTEEGADPQPDRDIELELSALDADEPDGQGEPMEEILGLQLGIGDGDDHLFNGSALENGHPLEQPPKESRQQKRPSLGRSRKQSCR; via the exons ATGCCTGTGCAGGCGGCGCAGTGGACGGAGTTCCTGTCCTGTCCAATCTGCTACAATGAGTTTGACGAGAGCGTGCACAAGCCCATCAGCTTAGGCTGCTCCCACACGGTCTGCAAGACCTGCCTGAACAAGCTCCACCGCAAGGCCTGCCCTTTCGACCAGACGGCCATCAACACCGACATCGATGTGCTTCCTGTCAACTTTGCACTCCTCCAGTTAGTGGGAGCCCAG GTACCGGACCACCAGACCGTCAAGCTCAGTAACCTCGGAGAGAACAAGCACTATGAAGTGGCCAAGAAGTGCGTTGAAGACCTGGCGCTTTATCTGAAGCCGCTAAGTGGAGGGAAGG GTGTGGCCAGTTTAAACCAGAGCGCCCTGAGCCGCCCCATGCAAAGGAAGCTGGTGACGCTGGTCAACTGCCAGCTCGTGGAGGAGGAGGGCCGGGTCCGAGCCATGCGAGCAGCCCGCTCCCTCGGGGAGAGAACCGTCACCGAGCTGATCCTGCAGCACCAGAACCCGCAGCAGCTCTCCGCCAACCTCTGGGCTGCCGTCCGGGCGCGCGGGTGCCAGTTCCTCGGGCCAG CTATGCAGGAAGAAGCCTTGAAGCTGGTGCTGCTGGCCTTGGAAGACGGCTCAGCCCTCTCCCGGAAGGTCCTGGTGCTTTTTGTCGTCCAGAGGCTGGAGCCCAGGTTCCCACAGGCCTCCAAGACGAGCATCGGCCACGTGGTGCAGCTGCTGTACCGTGCGTCGTGCTTCAAG GTCACCAAAAGAGACGAAGATTCTTCCCTGATGCAGCTGAAAGAGGAATTCCGCAGCTACGAGGCCTTGCGGAGGGAACACGACGCCCAGATCGTCCACATTGCCATGGAGGCCGGGCTCCGGATCTCGCCGGAGCAGTGGTCTTCCCTCCTCTACGGCGACCTCGCCCATAAATCTCACATGCAGTCCATCATCGACAAG CTTCAgtccccagaatcctttgcaaaaaGTGTGCAGGAGCTGACAATCGTCTTGCAACGTACGGGTGACCCTGCCAATTTAAACCGGCTCCGGCCACACTTGGAGCTGCTGGCCAACATTGACCCTAATCCAG ATGCAGCATCTCCAACGTGGGAGCAACTGGAAAACGCCATGGTGGCTGTGAAGACAGTGGTCCATGGCCTCGTGGATTTCATTCAGAACTACAGCAGAAAAGGCCACGAAGCCCCACAG CCGCAGCCAAACAGCAAATACAAAACGAGCATGTGCCGTGACCTGCGGCAGCAAGGCGGATGCCCGCGCGGGACAAACTGCACCTTTGCTCACTCTCAGGAAGAGCTGGAGAA GTATCGGCTGAGGAACAAGAAGATCAGTGCCACCGTGAGGACCTTCCCGCTGCTGAGCAAAGCCAGCGTCACCAGCGCTGTCTCCACCACGGCAGGCAATGTCATCTCCATCATTGGGAGCCCGGAAGCGGCTGGCAAGATGGCACCCAGCAGCAACGGGGTCGCCAGCCTGGAGAGCGGCGTCCCCCAGCTGATCCCCCGGTGTGGCGACACTCCCTCCTTAAGGGCCCTGGAGAATGTGAAGAAGGCCGGCAAGGCAGTTGCCAGCGGGCAGAATGCCGCCGGGTCCCCGACAGAGCCTCTGCCTGAGAA CAAAATCGGTTCGCCTCCGAAGATCCCTGTCAGCCAAGCGGCAGCTACCTCAACgggccctcctctcccccctcctccccctccaccgCCGCCTCCTGTGGGCACAGAGATGAGCTCCGTCGCCCCCAAATCCAGCCCCTTTGCCAGCAGGGTGGCCCTCTACCCGCCACACTCCGACAGCCTCCCGTACTTTCAAGATCCCAGGGCCCACCTCTCCTTCGAAGCGCCACATTACCCACAACCAG GGTACTacccgcctccgccgccgccgccgccaacggTCCCCGCCGGCGTGGCTCCCTGCCTCCCTCGTTTTGTGAGGTCCGGCACCCTTCCGGAAGGCCCGCTCCCTCCTGCGTCTGTGCCATACGGCGACCATTACGGCACCTTCCCCCCTCGGGACAGACTGAGCTCCCCTTATcagcccccgccgcccccgccgcaGCCATACGGGCCGGTGCCCCCTGTCCCATCTGGCATGTACGCGCCGGTGTACGACAGCAGGCGCATCTGGCGGCCGCAGATGTACCCGAGGGACGACATTATCCGGAGCAACTCTCTGCCGCCTCTGGATGTTGTCCACCCCTCCGTCTACCAGACCTTTCTGCGGGAAAGATACAACTCCTTGGACGGCTACTACTCCGTGGCCTGCCAGTTGCCAGCTGAACAAAGGACGGTGCCTTGGTCAAGG GAGCCTTGCGGCCACTTGAAGCCCACTTACGACGACCCGCTCAGAAGGAAGCCGGAGCAGTGGGCCCCGTGCCACGCACAGAAAACGCCACTGGTGTCCTCTGCCCTTCCTGCAGCGACTCCGTCTCCAACGCCGCCTTCCCCTCTGTTCAGCGTGGACTTCAGCACTGAA TTCTGTGAAAGCACCGGCAAGGACCTGGGCGGCGGCAAGTTCGAGGACGAGCGCCTCTCCCACTACTCGCCCTGGTCCTGCGGCACCATCAGCTCCTGCATCAGCGCCGTCGAGTCGGAGCCCAAAGACGTCCTTGCCAACTCCGGAGCGGTGCTGATG GACCTGGACAGCGGGGACATGAAGAGGCGGGTGCATCTCTTCGAAGCCCAGCGGAGGGCGAAGGAGGAAGACCCCATCATCCCCTTCGGCGACGGGCCCATCATCTCCAAATGGGGCGCCATCTCCCGGTCGTCCCGCACGGGCTACCACACGACCGGCCCCATCCAGGCCACTGCTTCCCAAGGAAGCGCTACGAAGCCCATCAGCGTGTCCG ATTATATCCCTTACGTCAGCACAGTGGATTCGAGGTGGAGCTCTTACGGGTCGGAGTCGTCTTCGTCGGCACCTTTCATAGAACG ggACCGCTTCGTCGTGACTGACGTATCTGCCCCGAGAAAGCATTCCAGCACTGGAGATCTCCTGAGCCTTGAGCTGCAACAG gCCAAAAGCAACTCACTCCTGCTTCAGAGAGAGGCGAACGCGCTGGCCACTCAGCAGAAGTGGAGCTCTCTAGACGAGGGCAGCCAGCTCACCCTGAACCTTCTGAGCAAGGAGATGGACCTGAGGAACGGCGAG ACGGACTACACGGAAGAGGGTGCAGACCCCCAGCCGGACCGAGACATCGAACTGGAGCTTTCGGCCCTTGATGCTGATGAGCCCGACGGGCAAGGAGAGCCGATGGAA GAGATTCTGGGCCTGCAGCTTGGGATCGGCGATGGAGATGATCACCTCTTCAATGGGTCGGCTCTGGAGAACGGCCACCCTCTGGAGCAGCCTCCAAAGGAGTCCCGGCAGCAGAAGAGACCCAGCTTAG gGAGAAGCCGAAAGCAATCCTGCCGGTGA
- the RC3H2 gene encoding roquin-2 isoform X1 yields MPVQAAQWTEFLSCPICYNEFDESVHKPISLGCSHTVCKTCLNKLHRKACPFDQTAINTDIDVLPVNFALLQLVGAQVPDHQTVKLSNLGENKHYEVAKKCVEDLALYLKPLSGGKGVASLNQSALSRPMQRKLVTLVNCQLVEEEGRVRAMRAARSLGERTVTELILQHQNPQQLSANLWAAVRARGCQFLGPAMQEEALKLVLLALEDGSALSRKVLVLFVVQRLEPRFPQASKTSIGHVVQLLYRASCFKVTKRDEDSSLMQLKEEFRSYEALRREHDAQIVHIAMEAGLRISPEQWSSLLYGDLAHKSHMQSIIDKLQSPESFAKSVQELTIVLQRTGDPANLNRLRPHLELLANIDPNPDAASPTWEQLENAMVAVKTVVHGLVDFIQNYSRKGHEAPQPQPNSKYKTSMCRDLRQQGGCPRGTNCTFAHSQEELEKYRLRNKKISATVRTFPLLSKASVTSAVSTTAGNVISIIGSPEAAGKMAPSSNGVASLESGVPQLIPRCGDTPSLRALENVKKAGKAVASGQNAAGSPTEPLPENKIGSPPKIPVSQAAATSTGPPLPPPPPPPPPPVGTEMSSVAPKSSPFASRVALYPPHSDSLPYFQDPRAHLSFEAPHYPQPGYYPPPPPPPPTVPAGVAPCLPRFVRSGTLPEGPLPPASVPYGDHYGTFPPRDRLSSPYQPPPPPPQPYGPVPPVPSGMYAPVYDSRRIWRPQMYPRDDIIRSNSLPPLDVVHPSVYQTFLRERYNSLDGYYSVACQLPAEQRTVPWSREPCGHLKPTYDDPLRRKPEQWAPCHAQKTPLVSSALPAATPSPTPPSPLFSVDFSTEFCESTGKDLGGGKFEDERLSHYSPWSCGTISSCISAVESEPKDVLANSGAVLMDLDSGDMKRRVHLFEAQRRAKEEDPIIPFGDGPIISKWGAISRSSRTGYHTTGPIQATASQGSATKPISVSDYIPYVSTVDSRWSSYGSESSSSAPFIERDRFVVTDVSAPRKHSSTGDLLSLELQQAKSNSLLLQREANALATQQKWSSLDEGSQLTLNLLSKEMDLRNGETDYTEEGADPQPDRDIELELSALDADEPDGQGEPMEEILGLQLGIGDGDDHLFNGSALENGHPLEQPPKESRQQKRPSLGEDLAILEKPKAILPVTACFSQPLVSCTSSSGSSLPATTSAGGVGSLVLKTAHVMVEGKTDFLRPVANGKMVNS; encoded by the exons ATGCCTGTGCAGGCGGCGCAGTGGACGGAGTTCCTGTCCTGTCCAATCTGCTACAATGAGTTTGACGAGAGCGTGCACAAGCCCATCAGCTTAGGCTGCTCCCACACGGTCTGCAAGACCTGCCTGAACAAGCTCCACCGCAAGGCCTGCCCTTTCGACCAGACGGCCATCAACACCGACATCGATGTGCTTCCTGTCAACTTTGCACTCCTCCAGTTAGTGGGAGCCCAG GTACCGGACCACCAGACCGTCAAGCTCAGTAACCTCGGAGAGAACAAGCACTATGAAGTGGCCAAGAAGTGCGTTGAAGACCTGGCGCTTTATCTGAAGCCGCTAAGTGGAGGGAAGG GTGTGGCCAGTTTAAACCAGAGCGCCCTGAGCCGCCCCATGCAAAGGAAGCTGGTGACGCTGGTCAACTGCCAGCTCGTGGAGGAGGAGGGCCGGGTCCGAGCCATGCGAGCAGCCCGCTCCCTCGGGGAGAGAACCGTCACCGAGCTGATCCTGCAGCACCAGAACCCGCAGCAGCTCTCCGCCAACCTCTGGGCTGCCGTCCGGGCGCGCGGGTGCCAGTTCCTCGGGCCAG CTATGCAGGAAGAAGCCTTGAAGCTGGTGCTGCTGGCCTTGGAAGACGGCTCAGCCCTCTCCCGGAAGGTCCTGGTGCTTTTTGTCGTCCAGAGGCTGGAGCCCAGGTTCCCACAGGCCTCCAAGACGAGCATCGGCCACGTGGTGCAGCTGCTGTACCGTGCGTCGTGCTTCAAG GTCACCAAAAGAGACGAAGATTCTTCCCTGATGCAGCTGAAAGAGGAATTCCGCAGCTACGAGGCCTTGCGGAGGGAACACGACGCCCAGATCGTCCACATTGCCATGGAGGCCGGGCTCCGGATCTCGCCGGAGCAGTGGTCTTCCCTCCTCTACGGCGACCTCGCCCATAAATCTCACATGCAGTCCATCATCGACAAG CTTCAgtccccagaatcctttgcaaaaaGTGTGCAGGAGCTGACAATCGTCTTGCAACGTACGGGTGACCCTGCCAATTTAAACCGGCTCCGGCCACACTTGGAGCTGCTGGCCAACATTGACCCTAATCCAG ATGCAGCATCTCCAACGTGGGAGCAACTGGAAAACGCCATGGTGGCTGTGAAGACAGTGGTCCATGGCCTCGTGGATTTCATTCAGAACTACAGCAGAAAAGGCCACGAAGCCCCACAG CCGCAGCCAAACAGCAAATACAAAACGAGCATGTGCCGTGACCTGCGGCAGCAAGGCGGATGCCCGCGCGGGACAAACTGCACCTTTGCTCACTCTCAGGAAGAGCTGGAGAA GTATCGGCTGAGGAACAAGAAGATCAGTGCCACCGTGAGGACCTTCCCGCTGCTGAGCAAAGCCAGCGTCACCAGCGCTGTCTCCACCACGGCAGGCAATGTCATCTCCATCATTGGGAGCCCGGAAGCGGCTGGCAAGATGGCACCCAGCAGCAACGGGGTCGCCAGCCTGGAGAGCGGCGTCCCCCAGCTGATCCCCCGGTGTGGCGACACTCCCTCCTTAAGGGCCCTGGAGAATGTGAAGAAGGCCGGCAAGGCAGTTGCCAGCGGGCAGAATGCCGCCGGGTCCCCGACAGAGCCTCTGCCTGAGAA CAAAATCGGTTCGCCTCCGAAGATCCCTGTCAGCCAAGCGGCAGCTACCTCAACgggccctcctctcccccctcctccccctccaccgCCGCCTCCTGTGGGCACAGAGATGAGCTCCGTCGCCCCCAAATCCAGCCCCTTTGCCAGCAGGGTGGCCCTCTACCCGCCACACTCCGACAGCCTCCCGTACTTTCAAGATCCCAGGGCCCACCTCTCCTTCGAAGCGCCACATTACCCACAACCAG GGTACTacccgcctccgccgccgccgccgccaacggTCCCCGCCGGCGTGGCTCCCTGCCTCCCTCGTTTTGTGAGGTCCGGCACCCTTCCGGAAGGCCCGCTCCCTCCTGCGTCTGTGCCATACGGCGACCATTACGGCACCTTCCCCCCTCGGGACAGACTGAGCTCCCCTTATcagcccccgccgcccccgccgcaGCCATACGGGCCGGTGCCCCCTGTCCCATCTGGCATGTACGCGCCGGTGTACGACAGCAGGCGCATCTGGCGGCCGCAGATGTACCCGAGGGACGACATTATCCGGAGCAACTCTCTGCCGCCTCTGGATGTTGTCCACCCCTCCGTCTACCAGACCTTTCTGCGGGAAAGATACAACTCCTTGGACGGCTACTACTCCGTGGCCTGCCAGTTGCCAGCTGAACAAAGGACGGTGCCTTGGTCAAGG GAGCCTTGCGGCCACTTGAAGCCCACTTACGACGACCCGCTCAGAAGGAAGCCGGAGCAGTGGGCCCCGTGCCACGCACAGAAAACGCCACTGGTGTCCTCTGCCCTTCCTGCAGCGACTCCGTCTCCAACGCCGCCTTCCCCTCTGTTCAGCGTGGACTTCAGCACTGAA TTCTGTGAAAGCACCGGCAAGGACCTGGGCGGCGGCAAGTTCGAGGACGAGCGCCTCTCCCACTACTCGCCCTGGTCCTGCGGCACCATCAGCTCCTGCATCAGCGCCGTCGAGTCGGAGCCCAAAGACGTCCTTGCCAACTCCGGAGCGGTGCTGATG GACCTGGACAGCGGGGACATGAAGAGGCGGGTGCATCTCTTCGAAGCCCAGCGGAGGGCGAAGGAGGAAGACCCCATCATCCCCTTCGGCGACGGGCCCATCATCTCCAAATGGGGCGCCATCTCCCGGTCGTCCCGCACGGGCTACCACACGACCGGCCCCATCCAGGCCACTGCTTCCCAAGGAAGCGCTACGAAGCCCATCAGCGTGTCCG ATTATATCCCTTACGTCAGCACAGTGGATTCGAGGTGGAGCTCTTACGGGTCGGAGTCGTCTTCGTCGGCACCTTTCATAGAACG ggACCGCTTCGTCGTGACTGACGTATCTGCCCCGAGAAAGCATTCCAGCACTGGAGATCTCCTGAGCCTTGAGCTGCAACAG gCCAAAAGCAACTCACTCCTGCTTCAGAGAGAGGCGAACGCGCTGGCCACTCAGCAGAAGTGGAGCTCTCTAGACGAGGGCAGCCAGCTCACCCTGAACCTTCTGAGCAAGGAGATGGACCTGAGGAACGGCGAG ACGGACTACACGGAAGAGGGTGCAGACCCCCAGCCGGACCGAGACATCGAACTGGAGCTTTCGGCCCTTGATGCTGATGAGCCCGACGGGCAAGGAGAGCCGATGGAA GAGATTCTGGGCCTGCAGCTTGGGATCGGCGATGGAGATGATCACCTCTTCAATGGGTCGGCTCTGGAGAACGGCCACCCTCTGGAGCAGCCTCCAAAGGAGTCCCGGCAGCAGAAGAGACCCAGCTTAGGTGAAGACCTTGCTATTCT gGAGAAGCCGAAAGCAATCCTGCCGGTGACAGCCTGCTTCAGCCAGCCCCTGGTGTCCTGCACGAGCAGCAGCGGAAGCTCCCTGCCTGCCACAACTTCTGCCGGCGGCGTGGGCAGCCTGGTTCTCAAAACGGCTCACGTGATGGTGGAGGGGAAAACCGACTTTCTGAGGCCAGTTGCAAATGGCAAGATGGTCAACAGCTGA
- the PDCL gene encoding phosducin-like protein, with translation MTTLDDKLLGEKLQYYYSSSEDEDSEKEEGSGEGRTLPSAVPGEVHLSSDGSAVNTGPKGVINDWRRFKQLETEQREEQCQEMERLIKTLSMTCRSHLDEEEDKQKQKELQEKLNGKLTLQEYTILHEGADDDEEFLQQYRKQRMEEMRQQLHSGQQFRQVFEILSGEAFLATVDQVHKHTLVMIHIYEEDVPGADSLSGCMLCLAAEYPTVKFCRVRSSLIGASARFTTSALPALLVYKGGELVGNFVRITDQLGEDFFAVDLEAFLQECGLLPEKDLSLLSSIRSASPCYSEDSDLEID, from the exons ATGACGACCTTGGACGATAAGCTGCTGGGTGAGAAACTCCAGTACTATTACAGCAGTAGCGAGGATGAGGATAGCGAGAAGGAGGAGGGGTCGGGAGAAGGCCGCACCCTGCCCAGTGCTGTGCCGGGGGAGGTGCACCTGAGCAGCGACGGCAGTGCTGTGAACACAG gtcCTAAAGGGGTCATCAATGACTGGCGAAGGTTCAAGCAGCTGGAGACGGAGCAGCGTGAGGAGCAGTGCCAGGAGATGGAGCGACTCATCAAGACGCTCTCGATGACCTGCAGGTCTCACCTGGACGAGGAGGAGGAcaagcagaagcagaaggagcTGCAGGAGAAACTGAACGGCAAG CTGACGCTGCAGGAGTACACCATCCTGCACGAGGGGGCGGACGACGACGAGGAGTTCCTGCAGCAGTACCGCAAGCAGCGGATGGAGGAGATGCGGCAGCAGCTGCACAGCGGGCAGCAGTTCCGGCAGGTCTTTGAGATCCTCAGCGGGGAGGCCTTCCTGGCCACGGTCGACCAGGTGCACAAGCACACCCTGGTGATGATCCACATCTACGAGGAGGACGTGCCCGGGGCCGACTCCCTCAGCGGCTGCATGCTCTGCCTGGCCGCCGAGTACCCCACGGTCAAGTTCTGCCGGGTGCGGAGCTCCCTGATCGGGGCCAGCGCCCGCTTCACCACCAGCGCCCTGCCGGCCCTCCTGGTCTACAAGGGCGGGGAGCTGGTGGGCAACTTTGTGCGCATCACCGACCAGCTGGGCGAGGACTTCTTCGCCGTGGACTTGGAGGCCTTCCTGCAGGAGTGCGGCCTGCTGCCTGAGAAGGACCTGTCGCTCCTGAGCTCCATCCGCAGCGCCTCCCCCTGCTACAGCGAGGACAGCGACCTGGAGATCGACTGA